A region from the Geitlerinema sp. PCC 9228 genome encodes:
- a CDS encoding choice-of-anchor L domain-containing protein, producing the protein MPIRQYIPWVAGAAICGVGLSAGSAFAVSITPTNDGNELVDNILGEGITVNSVTYNGANNASGTFVGAESIFGFDAGIILTTGQAIDGEGPNGNGAQAETSGGLGAEDEQLNGASTDNGFAGDPELTALAEFDTSDATTLEIEFESVGGRLFFNYVFASEEYIDFENTEFNDVFGFFLDGTNIAIIPGASTPVSINTVNSVTNSDQFNQNIDPAPFDLEYDGFTNVFRAQALDLTPGSHTIKLAIADATDGILDSAVFIQAGSFSPRVTPIDVPEPASGLGMLVVAAGGWCFWRQRQGQLS; encoded by the coding sequence ATGCCAATTCGCCAATACATTCCATGGGTTGCAGGAGCTGCTATCTGCGGTGTAGGTCTGAGTGCTGGTTCTGCGTTTGCTGTCAGCATCACACCAACCAATGATGGTAATGAACTGGTCGATAATATTTTGGGAGAGGGAATCACCGTCAACTCCGTTACCTACAACGGTGCCAACAACGCCTCTGGTACGTTTGTTGGTGCTGAATCCATTTTCGGTTTTGATGCAGGCATCATCCTGACCACGGGTCAAGCCATCGATGGGGAAGGCCCCAATGGCAACGGTGCCCAAGCGGAAACTTCCGGAGGATTGGGAGCTGAAGACGAGCAACTTAACGGTGCTTCCACCGATAATGGTTTCGCTGGTGACCCGGAACTAACCGCACTTGCTGAGTTTGACACTTCCGATGCCACTACTTTAGAAATTGAGTTCGAGAGCGTTGGCGGCCGTTTGTTCTTCAACTACGTGTTTGCATCTGAGGAGTATATTGATTTTGAAAATACTGAATTTAACGACGTATTTGGGTTTTTCCTAGACGGTACCAATATTGCTATCATTCCCGGTGCTTCTACGCCGGTTTCTATCAATACAGTCAACAGCGTCACCAATAGCGACCAGTTCAATCAAAATATCGATCCCGCTCCCTTCGATTTGGAATACGATGGGTTTACCAACGTCTTTCGCGCGCAAGCGTTGGATTTGACACCCGGTTCCCATACGATTAAGCTAGCGATCGCGGATGCCACCGATGGTATTCTGGACTCGGCGGTTTTTATTCAAGCGGGTAGCTTTTCCCCCCGTGTCACGCCCATCGACGTTCCCGAACCAGCTAGTGGTTTGGGGATGTTGGTTGTAGCAGCAGGGGGATGGTGTTTCTGGCGGCAGCGTCAAGGGCAGCTAAGTTAG